In one Thermaerobacter sp. PB12/4term genomic region, the following are encoded:
- a CDS encoding CCA tRNA nucleotidyltransferase yields the protein MGDGQATRQREEKLQRRQRERQQLQATRETLRRLLAITRRCRTGEEFARALTALWAQDTRFGGDPGRGAGPVSGTAGADAAGAVAGTTAGAAAPGAAAGATAPGAVDGTPVTGTAAANGAGAGPAAGPAAAALRALAALPPRQRPAELQRRFGQLVPAPVREILQRLDQHGYGAFLVGGCVRDLLMARPPKDWDVATAARPDEVRRLFPRTIPTGIEHGTVTVRLRGMSVEVTTFRQEAGYSDHRHPDRVEFTRDLRADLERRDLTINAMALDHQGRLHDPLGGLDDLEQGLVRAVGDPEERFREDALRLLRVVRFAARLGYRVEPRTGAALARCAPLIRHVSWERIREEMAGLLTSPRPAWGLELLRTSGLLEPIWPELLEGVDVPQNVHHAYTVWEHNLLACEYTPPVLRLRLAGLLHDVGKPRTVSVDAQGERHFYHHEVVGAQMARDMLRRLRFDNETVQHVVHLVRHHLALHHYPGMTDAAIRRLIQRIGFDYLEDLIILRVADRAASGTKRAPISRGAYRLLTRMEKILEQDAAFSLHDLAVDGHDVMAATGLGPGPAIGWILQQLLEDVLDEPARNRREWLLERAAQLRVEAEERFAGRKGRSS from the coding sequence ATGGGCGACGGGCAAGCCACCCGCCAGCGGGAAGAGAAGTTGCAGCGGCGCCAGCGGGAGCGGCAGCAGCTGCAGGCCACGCGGGAGACCCTGCGCCGGCTGCTGGCCATCACCCGCCGCTGCCGCACCGGGGAGGAGTTTGCCCGTGCCCTCACGGCCCTTTGGGCCCAGGACACGCGTTTCGGCGGCGATCCGGGGCGGGGAGCGGGCCCGGTCTCCGGCACCGCCGGTGCGGATGCGGCGGGCGCCGTCGCCGGCACCACTGCCGGCGCTGCGGCCCCCGGCGCGGCCGCCGGCGCTACGGCCCCCGGCGCGGTCGACGGCACCCCCGTCACCGGGACTGCGGCTGCGAATGGGGCCGGCGCCGGCCCGGCTGCCGGACCTGCCGCGGCGGCCCTGCGTGCCCTGGCGGCGCTGCCGCCGCGGCAGCGGCCTGCCGAGCTGCAGCGCCGGTTCGGCCAGCTGGTCCCCGCTCCGGTGAGGGAGATCCTCCAGCGCCTTGACCAGCACGGGTACGGCGCCTTCCTGGTCGGCGGGTGCGTCCGGGACCTCCTGATGGCCCGGCCGCCCAAGGACTGGGACGTGGCCACCGCCGCCCGGCCGGACGAGGTGCGGCGCCTCTTCCCGCGCACCATCCCCACGGGCATCGAGCACGGTACGGTGACCGTCCGGCTGCGGGGCATGAGCGTGGAGGTCACCACCTTTCGCCAGGAAGCAGGCTACAGCGATCACCGTCACCCCGACCGGGTGGAGTTCACCCGCGACCTGCGGGCCGACCTGGAGCGGCGGGACCTGACCATCAACGCCATGGCGCTGGACCACCAGGGGCGGCTTCACGACCCCCTGGGCGGCCTGGATGACCTGGAACAGGGTCTGGTGCGGGCCGTGGGCGATCCCGAGGAGCGCTTCCGCGAGGATGCCCTGCGCCTGCTGCGGGTGGTGCGCTTCGCGGCGCGCCTGGGTTATCGGGTCGAACCCCGCACCGGGGCGGCCCTGGCGCGCTGCGCCCCCCTGATCCGCCACGTCTCCTGGGAGCGCATCCGGGAGGAGATGGCCGGCCTGCTGACCAGCCCGCGTCCTGCCTGGGGGCTGGAACTGCTGCGCACCAGCGGGCTGCTGGAGCCCATCTGGCCCGAGCTGCTGGAAGGCGTGGACGTTCCGCAGAACGTCCACCATGCCTACACCGTCTGGGAGCACAACCTCCTGGCTTGCGAGTACACGCCGCCGGTCCTGCGGCTGCGCCTGGCGGGCCTCCTGCACGACGTGGGCAAGCCGCGGACGGTGTCCGTCGACGCCCAGGGCGAGCGGCACTTCTACCACCACGAGGTGGTGGGGGCCCAGATGGCCCGGGACATGCTGCGGCGCCTGCGCTTTGACAACGAGACCGTCCAGCACGTGGTCCACCTGGTCCGCCACCACCTGGCGCTGCACCACTACCCCGGGATGACCGACGCCGCCATCCGGCGGCTGATCCAGCGCATCGGCTTCGACTACCTGGAAGATCTCATCATCCTGCGGGTGGCCGACCGGGCCGCCTCGGGAACCAAGCGGGCGCCCATCTCCCGGGGCGCCTACCGGCTGCTCACCCGCATGGAGAAGATCCTGGAGCAGGACGCGGCCTTCAGCCTGCACGACCTGGCGGTCGACGGCCACGACGTCATGGCGGCCACGGGCCTGGGGCCGGGACCGGCCATCGGGTGGATCCTGCAGCAGCTGCTGGAGGACGTGCTGGACGAACCCGCCCGGAACCGGCGGGAGTGGCTGCTGGAACGGGCCGCCCAGCTGCGGGTGGAGGCCGAGGAGCGATTTGCCGGCCGGAAAGGGCGATCCTCCTGA